In Camarhynchus parvulus chromosome 28, STF_HiC, whole genome shotgun sequence, the following proteins share a genomic window:
- the PCSK4 gene encoding proprotein convertase subtilisin/kexin type 4, protein MAARPGPGPALALFPVLFALLVVAASAPPGPAKPPRVYLSSWAVRVAAGLRDARDLARRHGLLYLGQVMEGEPFYHFSHRGTRQRALSRHWGWHMRLTRDPQVLWFEQQTLKRRSRRGAGVVPTDPWFPKQWYMNNDVHPDLNILTAWSRGYTGLGVVLTVLDDGLEKDHPDLAANYDPLASYDFNSNDPDPQPRYSDSNWHGTRCAGEVAAVANNGICGAGVAYNAKIGGVRMLDGSIMDIVEAQALSLQPQYIHIYSASWGPEDDGRTVDGPGVLAAAAFYKGVVQGRGGLGSIFIWASGNGGTNYDNCNCDGYTNSIYTVSVGSVLGDGHRPLYSESCPAILTTTYSSRTTSKVQIVTTDLHHRCTDKHTGTSASAPLAAGMVALALEANPALTWRDLQHLIIRASRPAHLQAEDWAENGVGRRVSHYYGYGLLDAGLLVQEATTWTGTRPQEKCSVQAVQVPRDIGSRLIISTDASSCSKSIRSLEHVQVQLSLSYSRRGDLVVALSSPMGTTSTLVTVRPYDTSQDGYQDWTFMSTHFWDENPKGIWTLRLENRGDAENTGQLTSFILHLHGTDEDMPARRSAATATDECLRRDEQGACEDCGSSLYTHHGSCLSYCPPRYYGQTRSATPRDTALVCASCHPSCYTCQGSRASNCTSCPSGHTFQDITHTCQQPAEGSPSPARLRRELVVVTVLACSSLLLAGVLYPTYRVALRAGKGALCCPRARRTV, encoded by the exons ATGGCGGCtcggcccgggcccggcccggcgctgGCGCTGTTCCCGGTGCTGTTCGCGCTGCTCGTGGTGGCCGCCAGCGCCCCTCCGGGCCCCGCCAAGCCCCCCCGCGTCTAcctgagcagctgggcagtgcGGGtggcggcggggctgcgggacgCTCGGGACTTGGCCCGCCGGCACGGGCTGCTCTACCTGGGTCAG GTGATGGAGGGAGAGCCCTTCTACCACTTCAGCCACCGCGGCACCAGGCAGAGAGCCCTGAGCaggcactgggggtggcacatGCGGCTCACCAGGGACCCCCAG gtgctgtGGTTTGAGCAGCAGACGCTGAAGAGGCGCTCCAGGAGAGGCGCGGGTGTGGTGCCCACGGATCCCTGGTTCCCCAAGCAGTGGTACATG AACAACGACGTCCACCCCGACCTGAACATCCTCACGGCTTGGAGCAGAGGCtacacagggctgggggtggtgCTGACTGTGCTGGATGATGGGCTGGAGAAGGATCATCCCGACCTGGCTGCCAACTAC GACCCGCTGGCAAGTTACGACTTCAACAGCAACGACCCCGATCCCCAGCCCCGATACAGCGACAGCAACTG GCACGGGACACGCTGTGCAGGGGAAGTGGCAGCTGTAGCCAACAATGGAATCTGTGGTGCAGGCGTCGCCTACAACGCCAAAATCGGAG GTGTGAGGATGCTGGATGGCTCCATCATGGACATAGTGGAGGCCCAGgccctgagcctgcagccccAGTACATCCACATCTACAGCGCCAGCTGGGGCCCTGAGGACGATGGCAGGACAGTGGATGGGCCTGGAGTCCTGGCTGCGGCTGCTTTCTACAAAGGAGTTGTCCAA GGACGGGGTGGGCTCGGCTCCATCTTCATCTGGGCCTCAGGCAACGGTGGCACCAACTATGACAACTGCAACTGCGACGGGTACACCAACAGCATCTACACGGTGTCGGTGGGCAGCGTGCTGGGGGACGGGCACCGGCCCCTCTACAGCGAGAGCTGCCCTGCCATCCTCACCACCACCTACAGCAGCAGGACCACCAGCAAGGTGCAGATT GTGACCACTGACCTGCACCACCGCTGCACAGACAAACACACCGGCACCTCGGCCTCGGCCCCGCTGGCCGCAGGCATGGTGGCCCTGGCACTGGAGGCCAA cccagccctgacctGGCGTGACCTGCAGCACCTGATCATCAGGGCCTCCAGACCCGCTCACCTGCAGGCAGAGGACTGGGCCGAGAACGGCGTCGGGCGCAGGG TGAGCCACTACTATGGCTATGGGCTGCTGGACGCGGGGCTGCTGGTGCAGGAGGCCACCACGTGGACAGGGACCCGGCCCCAGGAGAAATGTTCAGTCCAGGCTGTCCAGGTCCCCAG GGACATCGGCTCCAGGCTCATCATCTCCACGgatgcctcctcctgctccaagaGCATCCGCTCCCTGGAGCACGTCCAGGtgcagctgtccctgagctACAGCCGCAGGGGGGACCTGGTggtggctctgagcagccccatgGGGACCACGTCCACGCTGGTGACAGTGCG cccctaCGACACCAGCCAGGACGGCTACCAGGACTGGACCTTCATGTCCACTCACTTCTGGGATGAGAATCCCAAGGGGATCTGGACCCTGCGGCTGGAGAACAGGGGTGATGCTGAGAACACAG gccagctgACCAGCTTCATCCTGCACCTGCACGGCACGGATGAGGACATGCCAGCCAGGCGCTCCGCAGCCACTGCCACCGACGAGTGCCTCAGGAGGGACGAGCAGGGAGCCTGCGAGG ACTGTGGCAGCTCCCTGTACACCCACCACGGCTCCTGCCTGTCCTACTGCCCCCCACGTTACTACGGCCAGACCcgcagtgccacccccagggacacCGCCCTTGTGTGTGCCAGCTGCCACCCCTCCTGCTACACCTGCCAGGGCTCCCGGGCCAGCAACTGCACGTCCTGTCCCTCGGGCCACACCTTCCAGGACATCACCCACACCTGCCAGCAGCCCGCAGAGGGCTCCCCGAGCCCGGCCAGGCTGCGCAGGGAGCTGGTGGTTGTCACTGTCCtggcctgcagcagcctgctcctggcaggggtGCTGTACCCCACCTACAGGGTGGCTCTCCGTGCTGGcaaaggagctctgtgctgtccccGGGCCAGGAGGACAGTGTGa
- the REEP6 gene encoding receptor expression-enhancing protein 6: MAALQQRLERFLHSPGPIGDLLAQLEARTGVQRLYLASGSVTFLGLYLMFGYGASLLCNVIGFVYPAYVSIKAIESNSKEDDTMWLTYWVVYGVFSIAEFFSDLFLYWFPFYYAGKCLFLVWCMAPVPWNGSQLIYHSVIRPFFLKHHRAVDNMMGDIGTKALDAASSVTREGVKASLNLAEFVEKVK; the protein is encoded by the exons ATGGCCGCCCTGCAGCAGCGCCTGGAGCGCTTCCTCCACAGCCCCGGCCCGATCGGCGACCTGCTGGCTCAGCTGGAAGCCCGCACCGGCGTCCAACGGCTCTACCTGGCCTCAG GCTCCGTGACTTTCCTGGGGCTGTACCTCATGTTCGGCTACGGCGCTTCCCTGCTCTGCAACGTCATCGGCTTCGTCTACCCCGCCTACGTCTC CATCAAAGCCATCGAGAGCAACAGCAAGGAGGATGACACCATGTGGCTCACGTACTGGGTGGTCTATGGCGTTTTCAGCATTGCCGAGTTCTTCTCCGACCTTTTCCTCTACTGGTTCCCCTTCTACTACGCCGGGAAG TGCCTGTTCCTGGTGTGGTGCATGGCCCCAGTGCCCTGGAACGGCTCCCAGCTCATCTACCACAGCGTCATCCGACCCTTCTTCCTCAAGCACCACCGGGCCGTGGACAACATGATGGGTGACATCGGCACCAAGGCCCTGGACGCGGCCTCCAGTGTCACCCGAGAAG GCGTCAAAGCATCCCTGAACCTGGCAGAGTTCGTGGAGAAGGTGAAGTAA
- the C28H19orf25 gene encoding UPF0449 protein C19orf25 homolog, which produces MSSKAKRVLPTRPEPPSAEQILADVQGTLPSDPVFVLPAEPPQEPGPAPGCPEPEERERLYGQIRSYVGMNQRLQQSREQLRERRRELQRVGEALERGIAEMRQKAF; this is translated from the exons ATGAGCTCCAAGGCCAAGCGGGTGCTGCCCACCcgccctgagccccccagcgCCGAGCAGATCCTGGCCGACGTGCAGGGCACGCTCCCGTCCGACCCCGTGTTCGTCCTGCCCGCCGAGCCCCCCCAggagcccggccccgctccaG GCTGCCCCGAGCCCGAGGAGCGGGAGCGGCTGTACGGGCAGATCCGCTCCTACGTGGGGATGAACCAGCGGCTGCAGCAGTCCCGGGAGCAGCTGCGGGAGCGGCGCCGGGAGCTGCAGAGGGTCGGGGAGGCGCTGGAGCGCGGCATCGCCGAGATGAGGCAGAAGGCGTTCTGA
- the LOC115914203 gene encoding granzyme M-like, which translates to MGARGCLGPLLPLLPLLLLLLLLPPFPGSGVTSVGSESLPGAVAAAGGDRTWLQPSIIGGHEAKRHSRPYMAFLQFGAGHACGAALLHRRWALTAAHCLSGRPWHKGRLLVGLHNWRDDEEEDTQSFTIRTVCPHPGYDRRMMENDLLLLQLDGKVTLSRTRQLIPLASREPAPGARCSLAGWGVVDPQGRRLSPTLQEMDVTVMDTRMCNNSRFWHGKIGPAMICFQGQRRGSAPAKGDSGGPLVCGKRPAVAGVVSFSSKNAADPFKPPVAASTVKHKKWIQKILRRGCGSGQPDHTG; encoded by the exons ATGGGGGCGAGGGGCTGCCTGgggccgctgctgccgctgctgccgctgctgctgctgctgctgctgctgccgccctTCCCTGGGTCCGGCGTGACCAGCGTGGGCTCGGAGTCACTGCccggggctgtggcagctgctggtggggaCAGGACGTGGCTCCAGCCCTCGATCATCGGGGGACACGAAGCCAAACGCCACTCCCGGCCCTACATGGCGTTCCTGCAGTTCGGGGCGGGTCACGCCTGCGGGGCAGCGCTGCTGCACCGGCGCTGGGCGCTCACGGCCGCGCACTGCCTGTCTGGGAG GCCGTGGCACAAGGGGCggctgctggtggggctgcacAACTGGCGGGACGACGAGGAGGAGGACACGCAGAGCTTCACCATCCGGACTGTCTGTCCCCACCCCGGCTACGACCGACGGATGATGGAGAACgacctgctcctgctccag CTGGACGGGAAGGTGACACTGAGCAGGACACGGCAGCTGATCCCGCTGGCGAGCCGGGAGCCGGCGCCGGGGGCGCGGTGCAGCCTGGCGGGCTGGGGGGTCGTGGACCCCCAGGGCCGGAGGTTGTCGCCCACCCTGCAGGAGATGGATGTGACGGTGATGGACACGCGGATGTGCAACAACAGCCGCTTCTGGCACGGCAAGATCGGCCCCGCCATGATCTGCTTCCAGGGGCAGCGCCGCGGCTCGGCGCCCGCCAAG GGTGACTCGGGGGGGCCCTTGGTGTGCGGGAAGCGGCCGGCAGTGGCCGGCGTGGTGTCCTTCAGCAGCAAGAACGCCGCTGACCCTTTCAAACCGCCGGTGGCCGCCTCGACCGTGAAGCACAAGAAATGGATCCAGAAAATTCTGCGGAGGGGCTGCGGATCCGGCCAGCCCGACCACACGGGATAG
- the APC2 gene encoding adenomatous polyposis coli protein 2, which yields MSGSIASYDQLVRQVEALKKENSHLRRELEDNSNHLSKLENETSDMKEVLKHLQGKLEQEARVMVSSGQTEVLEQLKALQMDISSLYNLKFAPEAPSTGRGPEESPAGPAAHRDGPGELGRATFRMLEELDRERCFLLGEIEKEEKEKVWYYSQLQSLATRLDELPHVETFSMQMDLIRQQLQFEAQHIRSLMEERFGTADEMVQRAQIRASRLEQIDKELMEAQDKAQQPEPQLCGKVPGMEGDGSLDPPTHPEEGGNTKVEVVFWLLSMLATRDKEDMSRTLLAMSSSQESCQAMRKSGCLPLLIQILHDSDGEPGPPESPTGAKDARMRANAALHNIVFSQPDEGQAKKEMRVLHVLEQIRSYSETCWDWLQMQSRDGARGPEGAVPVPIEPQICQATCAIMKLSFDEEYRRAMNELGGLQAVAELLQVDYEMHKMTNDPLNLALRRYAGMALTNLTFGDVVNKATLCSRRGCMEAIVAQLGSDSEELHQVVSSILRNLSWRADINSKKVLREVGSVTGLMRCALHAGKESTLKSVLSALWNLSAHSTENKAAICGVEGALGFLVSTLTYKCQSNSLAIIESGGGILRNVSSLVATREDYRQVLRDHNCLQTLLQHLRSHSLTIVSNACGTLWNLSARSPRDQELLWDLGAVSMLRNLIHSKHKMIAMGSAAALRNLLTNRPPKYKDAAVVSPGSCMPSLYMRKQKALEAELDAKHLAETFDTMEKQSLKGQSAKKPMRHMESLVKDYASDSGCFDDDEVPNISTGVETASASVLSMFLNSSFLQGQALPRALAQRRCPEPEKDGSGKAAEPKKAPLPEDDVSLAAEKLANKISSTVAKIDKLVEDISTMHNSSDDSFSLSSEDHCLDWQYGPEDGHEARAQSCSPCRLSDAGGFAKRESLSRAHTLLRLKTAYTSLSTDSLNSGSTSDGYCTKEHMKPCPRAAFLDYRDELQRYQKRPSRLDLKSILGKPECAEPPEPDKPEQQDLPERAKKVVTFPSPKVPEKETEWKKEVGTKPPTDPHIRTIKLSPSYQHVPMLETLAKSSTAAGHQPSLLGRKQAWLPPALLQAAEPLSKIPEKLPAQPPASAEQESVQKYSVEDTPICFSRCSSLSSLSSADNVLDGQSHSENDLDSDSSLEILEMEEGDAEGEEDGRQEKEKVVDPGATTPVGISQPITIPFPKRDKVFLREASPSRQEDLTPSSSSENYIQETPLVMSRCSSVSSLGSFESPSIASSIQSDPCSEMISGTISPSELPDSPGQTMPPSRSKTPLFELGCQPEKETSQFNIQWENNVKKFMEITDFKERFQLPQDLDSMVYFTVEKPNENFSCASSLSALPLHEHYVQKDVELKLIPTFPEKNSLNFAAHEKREERREERYLEGRRRAERPEPPDDDDIEILKECISSAMPSRFRKVKTSLLSGQVLHPQTKKPLHVPVYMLVPAHSHPGVPKHLRATARDLFKDDDSFTDSADGTPVNFSSAASLSDETLRYPAGEEAEHPLAERRRQPGPIPARRAASGSSAPARLGSAGKGKAGPGRGEGKRGQTPSKGTASLELGAGRASGAPGRKEDALEDGVVFQSLCHTTPTEEAVYCFYDPDLDELPEAGRDGSGSRAQPGRAPRRERWGGSVPHKDPEPGSRQAKTKPQNNLIADETPPCYSLSSSMSSLSDANLSEGEERGQPCGKATWPRSAAAGQAQGGSPSSPSLNSEDDLLQKCIGSAMPKRRRPAARRRLVERKQKPPGAGGRERKAEARHHPEEEAGSDRGSDLDSVEWQAIQEGANSIVTWLHQAAASLSREPSSESDSILSFMSGLSVGSTLQLSLGRQEKQRPGSASGRDPARREHSKGRPERKDAAGARPAGRASSRAERSPAPAKPVPNLPVVFRGRTVIYMPSLAKDAPSPRATPKKSPAAKPEAPPAKNLSLSQQRSRSLHRLGKAPETGELALPKRSTTPPARIGKGPPSSGSSRTSTPSQHAPKKLPSPSQVTKQGGPAAGKASGSSSPPGPPARAPAPKSPAPKQSKTQKSPVRIPFMQKPSRKVLPGRGAMPVLEEQVDGSKARPGGPGSSRLNLVRMSSARSSGSDSDRSGFLRQLTFIKESSSLLLRHRSDLSPAPPATSLPRRGSPQRSRAALPAVFLCSSRCDELKAAKAATPGQRPLIPRAQPGGKATAGAKPPRRTSSESPSRLPVKSSAPAAEPFKRYSSSPNISVARRAASPSSVRSEAAAARRRQNEPAAPGGPPGKPPVVVMKGTWRRIRDEDIPHILKSTLPSSALPLAGSGDEEPPGTPGTARKTSDAVVQTEDFATSKTNSSTSPTLESREGPPHPRATGDGEAPAPAKAALPISFGHEAPAGSFPGSRHGSPSKAARVTPFNYVPSPMAVTAVADKAVEKIQA from the exons ctctgcgGGAAGGTCCCGGGCATGGAGGGGGACGGCAGCCTGGACCCCCCGACCCACCCCGAGGAGGGCGGCAACACCAAG GTGGAGGTGGTGTTCTGGCTGCTGTCCATGCTGGCCACGCGCGACAAGGAGGACATGTCCCGCACGCTGCTGGCCATGTCCAGCTCGCAGGAGAGCTGCCAGGCCATGCGCAAGTCGGGCTGCCTGCCGCTGCTCATCCAGATCCTGCACGACTCCGACGGCGAGCCGGGGCCCCCCGAGAGCCCCACGGGCGCCAAGGACGCCCGCATGAGAGCCAACGCCGCCCTGCACAACATCGTCTTCTCGCAGCCCGACGAGGGCCAGGCCAAGAAGGAGATGCGGGTGCTGCACGTCCTGGAGCAGATCCGCTCCTACTCGGAGACCTGCTGGGACTGGCTGCAGATGCAGAGCAGGGACGGGGCACGGGGCCCCGAGGGCGCCG TGCCAGTGCCCATCGAGCCGCAGATCTGCCAGGCCACCTGTGCCATCATGAAGCTGTCCTTCGACGAGGAGTACCGGCGGGCCATGAACGAGCTGG GTGGGCTGCAGGCCGTGGccgagctgctgcaggtggattATGAGATGCACAAGATGACCAACGACCCCCTGAACCTGGCGCTGCGACGCTACGCGGGGATGGCCCTCACCAACCTCACCTTTGGGGATGTGGTCAACAAG GCCACGCTGTGCTCCCGCCGGGGCTGCATGGAGGCCATCGtggctcagctgggctctgaCAGCGAGGAGCTGCACCAG GTGGTCTCCAGCATCCTGAGGAACCTCTCCTGGCGCGCTGACATCAACAGCAAGAAGGTGCTGCGGGAGGTGGGCAGCGTCACCGGGCTGATGCGCTGCGCCCTGCACGCCGGCAAG GAGTCGACACTGAAGAGCGTCCTGAGCGCGCTGTGGAACCTCTCGGCGCACAGCACGGAGAACAAGGCAGCCATCTGCGGGGTGGAGGGGGCCCTGGGCTTCCTGGTCAGCACCCTCACCTACAAGTGCCAGAGCAACTCCCTGGCCATCATCGAGAGCGGCGGTGGCATCCTCAGGAACgtctccagcctcgttgccaCACGGGAGGATTACAG GCAGGTGCTCCGGGACCACAACTGcctgcagacactgctgcagcacctgcgCTCGCACAGCCTGACCATCGTCAGCAACGCCTGCGGCACCCTCTGGAACCTGTCAGCTCGCAGCCCCCGcgaccaggagctgctgtgggaccTGGGGGCGGTCAGCATGCTCCGCAACCTCATCCACTCCAAGCACAAGATGATCGCCATGGGCAGCGCGGCCGCGCTGCGCAACCTCCTCACCAACCGGCCCCCCAAGTACAAGGACGCGGCCGTGGTGTCGCCGGGCTCCTGCATGCCCTCGCTCTACATGCGCAAGCAGAAGGCGCTGGAGGCCGAGCTGGATGCCAAACACCTGGCTGAGACCTTTGACACCATGGAGAAGCAGAGCCTGAAGGGGCAGAGCGCCAAGAAACCGATGCGGCATATGGAGAGCCTGGTGAAGGACTACGCCTCCGACTCCGGCTGCTTCGACGACGACGAGGTGCCCAACATCTCCACCGGCGTGGAAACGGCCAGCGCCTCCGTGCTCTCCATGTTCCTCAactcctccttcctgcagggccAGGCGCTGCCGCGGGCGCTGGCCCAGCGACGCTGCCCGGAGCCGGAGAAGGACGGCAGCGGGAAGGCGGCCGAGCCCAAGAAAGCGCCGCTGCCAGAGGACGACGTCTCGCTGGCTGCCGAGAAGTTGGCCAACAAGATCTCCAGCACGGTGGCCAAGATCGACAAGCTGGTGGAGGACATCTCCACCATGCACAACTCCTCGGACGACAGCTTCAGCCTCAGCTCCGAGGATCACTGCCTGGACTGGCAGTACGGCCCCGAGGACGGGCACGAGGCGCGCGCCCAGTCCTGCTCGCCGTGCCGGCTGTCGGACGCCGGCGGCTTCGCCAAGCGGGAGAGCCTGAGCCGGGCGCACACCCTGCTGCGGCTGAAGACGGCCTACACCAGCCTGTCCACCGACAGCCTCAACAGCGGCAGCACCAGCGACGGCTACTGCACCAAGGAGCACATgaagccctgccccagggccgCCTTCCTGGATTACCGGGATGAGCTGCAGCGCTACCAGAAGCGGCCCAGCCGGCTCGACCTCAAGAGCATCCTGGGCAAACCAGAGTGTGCCGAGCCCCCCGAGCCGGACAAACCCgagcagcaggacctgcccGAACGGGCCAAGAAGGTGGTGACTTTCCCCAGCCCCAAGGTGCCAGAGAAGGAGACGGAGTGGAAGAAGGAGGTGGGCACCAAGCCCCCCACTGACCCCCACATTCGCACCATCAAGCTGTCTCCATCCTACCAGCACGTCCCCATGCTTGAGACCCTAgccaagagcagcacagctgctggccaCCAGCCCTCCCTCCTGGGCAGGAAGCAAGCCTGGCTCCCCCCggcactgctgcaggcagccgAGCCCCTGAGCAAGATCCCGGAGAAGCTGCCGGCCCAGCCACCGGCCTCGGCAGAGCAGGAGTCGGTGCAGAAGTACTCGGTGGAGGACACCCCAATCTGCTTCTCCCggtgcagctccctgtcctccctCTCCTCGGCAGACAACGTGCTGGATGGGCAGAGCCACAGCGAGAACGACCTGGATAGCGACTCCTCCCTGGAGATCCTGGAGATGGAGGAAGGGGACGCAGAAGGGGAGGAGGAtgggaggcaggagaaggagaaggtggTGGATCCAGGTGCCACCACACCGGTGGGGATCTCCCAGCCCATCACCATCCCCTTCCCGAAGCGTGACAAGGTTTTCCTGCGGGAGGCCTCGCCCTCGCGCCAGGAGGACCTGACGCCCTCGAGCTCCTCAGAGAATTACATCCAGGAGACGCCGCTGGTGATGAGCCGCTGCAGCTCCgtcagctccctgggcagcttcGAGAGCCCCTCCATCGCCAGCTCCATCCAGAGCGACCCGTGCAGCGAAATGATCAGCGGCACCATCAGCCCCAGCGAGCTGCCCGACAGCCCCGGGCAGACCATGCCCCCCAGCCGCAGCAAGACCCCGCTCTTCGAGCTGGGCTGCCAGCCTGAGAAGGAGACCAGCCAGTTCAACATCCAGTGGGAGAACAACGTCAAGAAGTTCATGGAGATCACCGACTTCAAGGAACGCTTCCAGCTGCCCCAGGACCTGGACTCCATGGTTTACTTCACGGTGGAGAAACCCAACGAGAACTTCTCGTGCGCCTCCAGCCTGAGCGCCCTGCCCCTGCACGAGCACTACGTCCAGAAGGACGTGGAGCTCAAGCTGATCCCCACCTTCCCGGAGAAGAACAGCCTGAACTTCGCGGCTCACGAGAAGAGGGAGGAGCGGCGGGAGGAGCGGTACCTGGAGGGCCGGCGAAGGGCCGAGCGCCCCGAGCCCCCCGACGACGACGACATCGAGATCCTCAAGGAGTGCATCAGCTCGGCCATGCCCTCCCGCTTCCGCAAGGTCAAGACCTCGCTGCTGTCCGGGCAGGTGCTGCACCCTCAGACCAAGAAGCCGCTTCACGTCCCCGTGTACATGCTGGTGCCGGCCCACAGCCACCCCGGCGTCCCCAAGCACCTGCGAGCCACCGCCCGCGACCTCTTCAAGGACGACGACTCCTTCACCGACTCGGCCGACGGGACCCCCGTCAACTTCTCCAGCGCCGCCTCGCTGAGCGACGAGACGCTGCGGTACCCGGCGGGCGAGGAGGCCGAGCACCCCCTGGCCGAGCGGCGCCGCCAGCCCGGCCCCATCCCGGCCCGCAGAGCCGCCTCCGGCAGCTCGGCCCCCGCCCGCCTCGGCTCCGCCGGGAAGGGCAAAGCGGGCCCGGGCCGCGGCGAGGGAAAGCGGGGCCAGACCCCCTCCAAGGGCAcggccagcctggagctgggggcCGGCCGGGCCAGCGGTGCCCCCGGGAGGAAGGAGGACGCTCTGGAGGACGGGGTGGTGTTCCAGTCGCTGTGCCACACCACGCCGACGGAGGAAGCCGTCTACTGCTTCTACGACCCGGATTTGGACGAGCTGCCCGAGGCGGGCAGGGACGGCTccgggagcagagcccagcccggccgggcGCCACGGAGGGAGCGCTGGGGAGGCTCCGTCCCCCACAAGGACCCTGAGCCCGGCTCCCGTCAGGCCAAGACGAAGCCTCAAAACAACCTGATCGCCGACGAGACGCCGCCCTGCTACTCCCTGAGCTCCTCCATGAGCTCCCTGAGCGACGCCAACCTCTCCGAGGGCGAGGAGCGGGGCCAGCCCTGCGGCAAAGCCACCTGGCCGCGGTCAGCTGCAGCGGGGCAGGCGCAGGggggctctcccagctcccccagcctcaACTCGGAGGATgatctgctgcagaaatgcatcGGCTCGGCCATGCCCAAGCGCCGGCGGCCCGCGGCTCGCCGCAGGCTGGTGGAGAGAAAGCAGAAACCGCCGGGAGCCGGCGGGAGGGAGCGGAAAGCCGAGGCCAGGCATCACCCCGAGGAGGAGGCCGGTTCGGACCGGGGTTCCGACCTGGACAGCGTGGAGTGGCAAGCCATCCAGGAGGGAGCCAACTCCATCGTCACCTGGCTGCACCAGGCCGCCGCCTCGCTGTCCCGGGAGCCTTCCTCCGAGTCCGACTCCATCCTGTCCTTCATGTCGGGGCTCTCGGTGGGCTCCAcgctgcagctctccctgggcaggcaggagaagcagcgGCCCGGCAGCGCCTCCGGCCGGGACCCGGCgaggagggagcacagcaaggGCCGCCCGGAGCGCAAGGACGCGGCCGGTGCCCGTCCCGCCGGCCGCGCCAGCTCCAGGGCGGAGCGGAGCCCGGCGCCCGCCAAGCCGGTGCCCAACCTGCCCGTGGTGTTCCGCGGCAGGACCGTCATCTacatgcccagcctggccaaaGACGCCCCCAGCCCACGAGCCACCCCGAAGAAGAGCCCCGCGGCCAAGCCCGAGGCGCCGCCGGCCAAGAACCTCTCGCTGAGCCAGCAGCGCTCGCGGAGCCTGCACCGGCTGGGCAAAGCCCCCGAAACCGGGGAGCTGGCGCTGCCCAAGAGGAGCACGACCCCGCCCGCCCGCATCGGCAAAGGCCCCCCCTCCTCGGGCTCCTCCCGCACCTCCACGCCCTCCCAGCACGCCCCCAAGAAGCTGCCGTCGCCCTCCCAGGTCACCAAACAGGGCGGCCCGGCCGCGGGCAAGGCGAGCGGCTCCTCCTCCccgccgggacccccggccAGAGCCCcggcccccaaatccccggcTCCCAAGCAGTCCAAGACGCAGAAGTCGCCCGTGCGCATCCCCTTCATGCAGAAGCCCAGCAGGAAGGTGCTGCCGGGCCGGGGGGCCATGCcggtgctggaggagcaggtCGATGGCTCCAAGGCTCGGCCCGGGGGGCCGGGGAGCAGCCGGCTCAACCTGGTGCGGATGTCATCGGCCCGCTCCAGCGGCAGCGACTCGGACCGCTCCGGCTTCCTGCGCCAGCTCACCTTCATCAAGGAATCCTCGAGCCTGCTGCTGCGCCACCGCTCCGACCTGTCCCCGGCTCCGCCGGCCACCTCGCTGCCTCGCCGGGGCTCCCCCCAGCGCAGCCGAGCCGCGCTCCCGGCCGtgttcctctgctcctcccGCTGCGACGAGCTCAAGGCGGCCAAAGCGGCGACCCCCGGCCAGCGGCCGCTcatccccagagcccagcccggcGGCAAAGCCACGGCCGGGGCCAAACCGCCGCGCCGGACCAGCTCCGAGAGCCCGTCCCGGCTGCCGGTGAAGAGCAGCGCGCCCGCGGCCGAGCCCTTCAAGCGCTACTCGTCCTCGCCCAACATCAGCGTGGCCCGGCGGGCGGCCAGCCCATCCTCCGTGCGCtccgaggcggcggcggcgcggcggcggcagaACGAGCCGGCGGCTCCCGGGGGCCCGCCGGGAAAGCCGCCGGTGGTGGTGATGAAGGGCACGTGGCGGAGGATCCGGGACGAGGACATCCCGCACATCCTCAAGAGCACGCTGCCCTCCTCCGCGCTGCCGCTGGCGGGCTCCGGAGACGAGGAGCCCCCCGGCACCCCCGGCACGGCCAGGAAGACGAGCGACGCCGTGGTGCAGACCGAGGACTTCGCCACCTCCAAGACCAACTCCAGCACCTCTCCCACGCTGGAGAGCCGCGAGGGACCCCCGCACCCCCGCGCCACCGGCGACGGCGAAGCCCCCGCGCCCGCCAAGGCCGCCCTGCCCATCTCGTTCGGGCACGAGGCGCCCGCCGGGAGCTTCCCCGGTAGCCGGCACGGCTCCCCCAGCAAGGCCGCCCGTGTCACCCCCTTCAACTACGTCCCCAGCCCCATGGCGGTGACGGCAGTGGCCGACAAGGCGGTGGAGAAAATCCAAGCTTGA